In one Rugosibacter aromaticivorans genomic region, the following are encoded:
- a CDS encoding efflux RND transporter periplasmic adaptor subunit, with the protein MNPHTLKKTKFQWRLTPALSVLSAAAVTKTALVLAAIITLLALGVIVGRWWAEHPATDTYKVANPQAERRVLYWYDPMAPQQKFDKPGKSPFMDMELVPKYADDGDDVAAVKIDLAAIQNLGMRLAVVTRARLDTSVQATGIVGFNEREVTIVQARVGGFVEYVAKLAPNDVIGSGALIAEVLVPEWAAVQQDYLALKNLGDDALIAAARERMRLAGMPESLIREVASSGQVRSRIPITAPGGGVVLELGVRPGMTLTAGQTLARINGIGTVWLEVGVPQAQAGEVRVGQSAEARFAALPGETIKGRVTALLPSLNDASRTLRVRVELPNTNGRLRPGLTAQVNIKGNTGNDAKSVLRVPTEAVIRTGRRALVIVAEDQGHYRPVEVTPGREIDNDTVILSGLSEGQKVVASGQFLIDSEASLQGITASMEKTSGGAAAAPMAPIAPIALHETDATIEAISATEATLAHGPLQTLAMPAMTMTYALARPELSRGLKAGDRVHIGVRETDTGLVVEKLEKTGGGK; encoded by the coding sequence ATGAACCCCCATACCCTCAAGAAAACGAAGTTTCAGTGGAGGCTAACGCCGGCTTTATCGGTGTTAAGCGCAGCGGCCGTAACTAAAACCGCGTTGGTACTGGCTGCTATCATCACGCTGCTTGCGCTCGGCGTGATTGTCGGCCGGTGGTGGGCCGAACACCCTGCGACGGACACGTATAAGGTCGCGAACCCTCAGGCCGAGCGCCGCGTGCTGTACTGGTATGACCCGATGGCACCGCAGCAAAAGTTTGACAAACCCGGCAAGTCGCCCTTCATGGACATGGAGCTGGTGCCCAAATACGCGGACGATGGCGATGACGTTGCGGCGGTGAAAATCGACCTGGCCGCGATTCAGAACCTCGGCATGCGGCTGGCCGTCGTCACCCGCGCACGCCTCGACACCAGCGTGCAGGCAACCGGCATCGTCGGCTTCAACGAGCGCGAGGTGACGATCGTGCAGGCGCGCGTCGGCGGATTTGTGGAGTACGTGGCAAAGTTGGCGCCCAACGATGTGATCGGTTCGGGTGCGTTGATCGCCGAAGTGCTGGTGCCGGAGTGGGCCGCCGTGCAACAGGACTATCTGGCGCTCAAAAACCTCGGCGATGACGCCCTGATCGCCGCGGCACGTGAGCGCATGCGGCTGGCCGGGATGCCGGAAAGTCTGATCCGCGAGGTCGCGTCCAGCGGCCAGGTCAGGAGTCGCATCCCGATCACCGCGCCCGGCGGCGGCGTGGTTCTGGAGCTCGGTGTGCGTCCCGGCATGACGCTCACGGCGGGACAGACGCTGGCGCGCATCAACGGCATCGGCACAGTATGGCTGGAGGTGGGCGTGCCGCAAGCCCAGGCCGGGGAGGTGCGGGTCGGGCAGTCCGCCGAAGCCCGTTTCGCCGCATTGCCGGGCGAAACTATTAAAGGACGTGTCACCGCGTTGCTGCCAAGCCTGAACGATGCCTCGCGCACGCTGCGGGTGCGCGTCGAACTGCCCAACACGAACGGACGCCTGCGGCCGGGATTGACGGCCCAGGTCAACATTAAGGGAAATACGGGGAACGATGCCAAATCCGTGCTGCGCGTGCCGACCGAAGCGGTGATCCGCACCGGCCGCCGTGCGCTGGTCATCGTGGCCGAAGATCAGGGGCACTATCGCCCGGTCGAGGTCACGCCGGGGCGCGAGATCGATAATGACACGGTGATTCTTTCCGGTCTTAGCGAAGGTCAGAAAGTGGTCGCCAGCGGCCAGTTCCTGATCGACTCCGAAGCCAGCCTGCAGGGCATTACCGCCAGCATGGAAAAGACCTCCGGCGGCGCGGCCGCTGCACCCATGGCGCCAATTGCACCCATCGCACTGCATGAAACCGACGCCACGATTGAAGCAATTTCCGCCACGGAGGCGACGCTCGCGCATGGTCCGCTGCAGACGCTGGCGATGCCCGCCATGACCATGACGTACGCCCTGGCGCGCCCGGAACTTTCCCGCGGCTTGAAGGCAGGTGACCGGGTGCACATCGGCGTACGCGAAACCGACACCGGACTGGTAGTCGAGAAGCTGGAAAAGACAGGAGGCGGAAAATGA
- a CDS encoding NAD+ synthase yields MSKLRIAIAQINATVGDLAGNVARIQTFAARAHAGGAHVLLTPELALCGYPPEDLLLRPDFYRACDDALNSLAKIAPLPIVVGHPLFGGDAAYNAASLLADGRIVAIYRKHRLPNYEVFDEERYFAAGDAPCIVELNGVRCGLAICADVWEAGAAEAAVDAGAELLLTLNASPFHLNKQARRHEVLRERITATGRPVIYANLVGGQDELVFDGASFAMDGQGRLTHQLPAFAEALAFVDYADGHLLSGRVHEPPVREAALWSALKLGVTDYLGKNGFPGAIIGLSGGIDSALTLAIAVDALGADKVRAVMMPSPWTAQMSLDDSREMVKRLGVEYDEIAIGPLMEQFAVSLAPTFAGLGEKPAWDTTDENLQARIRGMLLMALSNRSGRIVLTTGNKSEMAVGYATLYGDMAGGFAVIKDVFKTLVYDLARWRNSLSDVIPQNIIARAPSAELKPDQTDQDTLPPYVVLDAIIEAYMERNESPREIIARGYSEADVRKVVGMLKRNEYKRRQAPVGIRVTQRGFGKDWRYPITSRYPDEY; encoded by the coding sequence ATGTCCAAGCTACGCATCGCGATTGCTCAAATCAATGCCACGGTGGGAGACCTTGCTGGCAATGTGGCGCGCATCCAGACGTTTGCCGCCCGCGCCCATGCGGGTGGCGCACACGTGCTGCTCACACCTGAACTGGCGCTATGCGGCTATCCGCCAGAAGACCTGCTGTTGCGGCCGGACTTCTATCGCGCGTGCGATGACGCGTTAAATTCACTAGCGAAAATCGCGCCCCTGCCTATCGTTGTCGGCCATCCGTTGTTCGGAGGTGATGCTGCCTATAACGCTGCCTCGCTGTTAGCCGACGGCCGCATCGTGGCGATCTATCGCAAACATCGCTTGCCAAATTACGAAGTGTTTGACGAAGAACGCTACTTCGCAGCAGGCGATGCGCCCTGCATCGTCGAGCTCAATGGCGTGCGCTGCGGGCTGGCTATCTGCGCCGATGTCTGGGAAGCGGGCGCCGCCGAAGCTGCGGTCGATGCGGGGGCGGAACTGCTGCTCACGCTGAATGCCTCGCCCTTTCACCTGAACAAGCAGGCGCGGCGGCACGAGGTGCTGCGTGAGCGGATTACAGCTACTGGCCGGCCCGTCATCTATGCCAATCTGGTGGGTGGCCAGGATGAGCTGGTGTTCGATGGGGCTTCTTTCGCCATGGACGGCCAGGGTCGGCTGACACACCAGTTGCCCGCATTTGCCGAGGCGCTGGCGTTTGTCGATTATGCCGATGGCCATCTGCTGTCCGGGCGCGTGCATGAGCCACCTGTGCGCGAAGCAGCGCTGTGGAGTGCATTGAAGCTCGGCGTCACGGATTACCTTGGCAAGAACGGCTTTCCCGGCGCCATCATTGGTTTGTCAGGCGGTATTGATTCAGCGCTGACGCTGGCGATTGCCGTCGACGCCCTCGGCGCCGATAAAGTGCGCGCGGTGATGATGCCATCCCCCTGGACTGCGCAAATGAGTCTGGACGACTCACGCGAGATGGTCAAACGCCTTGGCGTCGAATACGACGAGATCGCCATCGGCCCGTTGATGGAACAATTCGCCGTCTCGCTAGCGCCGACTTTTGCTGGCCTTGGGGAAAAGCCGGCGTGGGACACGACAGACGAAAATCTGCAAGCGCGCATACGCGGCATGCTGCTTATGGCATTGTCCAATCGCAGCGGGCGCATTGTGCTCACCACGGGCAACAAGAGCGAAATGGCGGTGGGTTACGCCACGCTTTATGGCGACATGGCCGGTGGTTTCGCCGTGATCAAGGATGTGTTCAAAACCCTGGTTTACGATCTGGCGCGCTGGCGCAATTCACTTTCTGACGTGATACCGCAAAACATCATCGCGCGCGCACCCTCGGCGGAGCTAAAGCCTGACCAGACTGACCAGGACACGCTGCCGCCCTACGTCGTGCTCGATGCCATCATCGAAGCCTACATGGAACGCAACGAAAGTCCGCGCGAAATTATCGCTCGCGGGTACAGCGAAGCCGATGTGCGCAAGGTGGTAGGCATGCTCAAGCGCAATGAGTACAAGCGCCGGCAGGCCCCGGTCGGCATTCGTGTGACGCAACGCGGCTTCGGCAAAGACTGGCGCTATCCGATAACATCGCGTTATCCTGATGAATACTAA
- a CDS encoding Smr/MutS family protein, translated as MSGGGRSGKYPLAPAAVSQQKQKQRPALTAEEQALFRTAVADAQPLISDRIHHERSPPPAIPRQREQDEAAALDESLHGPLLSDLFLEGGDEAAWRRDGLSLRVLRDLRRGRWVVQASLDLHGHTRDEARAALATFLAECQAGAQRCIRIVHGKGQHSPGREPVLKHLVLGWLSRRREVLAFCQARPIDGGAGAVIVLLQVAR; from the coding sequence ATGAGTGGCGGCGGACGCAGCGGCAAGTATCCCCTCGCCCCCGCCGCCGTAAGTCAGCAGAAACAGAAACAACGCCCTGCGCTCACTGCCGAAGAACAGGCGCTGTTCCGCACCGCCGTTGCCGATGCCCAGCCCTTGATTTCGGATCGAATTCACCACGAGCGGTCTCCCCCACCCGCGATTCCACGTCAGCGCGAGCAGGACGAAGCGGCCGCGCTCGACGAATCGCTGCACGGCCCGCTCCTCTCCGATCTATTTCTCGAAGGCGGCGACGAAGCCGCCTGGCGGCGCGATGGTCTCTCGCTCCGCGTGCTGCGCGATCTGCGGCGCGGCCGCTGGGTCGTGCAAGCCTCGCTAGACCTGCACGGCCACACCCGCGACGAGGCGCGCGCCGCCTTGGCCACTTTTCTGGCCGAATGCCAGGCCGGCGCACAGCGCTGCATCCGCATCGTGCATGGTAAGGGGCAACACTCCCCCGGCCGCGAACCTGTGCTGAAACACCTGGTGCTGGGCTGGCTCAGTCGGCGCCGCGAAGTCCTCGCCTTTTGTCAGGCACGCCCGATCGATGGCGGCGCCGGTGCGGTGATCGTGCTGCTGCAAGTGGCACGATGA
- a CDS encoding P-II family nitrogen regulator: MKKIEAIIKPFKLDEVREALSEVGVTGLTITEVKGFGRQKGHTELYRGAEYVVDFLPKIKIEVIVADDALTPAIDAIVKAGRTGKIGDGKIFVMPVEQVVRIRTGEIDEAAI, translated from the coding sequence ATGAAAAAAATTGAGGCCATCATCAAACCTTTCAAGCTCGACGAAGTGCGCGAGGCGCTCTCCGAAGTCGGTGTCACCGGCCTCACCATCACCGAGGTCAAAGGCTTCGGCCGCCAGAAAGGCCATACCGAACTGTACCGTGGGGCAGAGTATGTGGTTGATTTTCTACCCAAGATAAAAATCGAGGTTATTGTGGCTGACGATGCGTTAACGCCGGCCATCGATGCGATTGTCAAGGCAGGTCGTACCGGCAAGATCGGCGATGGAAAAATATTCGTCATGCCCGTTGAGCAGGTCGTGCGCATTCGCACAGGTGAGATTGACGAAGCGGCGATTTGA
- the ppa gene encoding inorganic diphosphatase encodes MSLNRVPSGKNLPDDFNVIIEISMHSEPIKYEVDKESGAIFVDRFMSTAMHYPCNYGYIPHTISGDGDPADVLVVSQFALPPGVVVRCRPVGMLKMVDEAGEDAKLLAVPVDKLTTLYSNIKTLQDLPQSLLNQISHFFEHYKDLELGKFVKVQGWVGLEEAKNEIMSGVATYQAAKDKPAY; translated from the coding sequence ATGAGTTTGAACCGTGTGCCATCAGGCAAAAATTTACCTGATGACTTTAATGTGATTATCGAAATCTCGATGCATTCCGAGCCCATCAAATATGAAGTTGACAAGGAATCCGGCGCGATTTTTGTTGATCGCTTCATGTCGACTGCCATGCACTATCCGTGCAACTATGGCTACATCCCGCATACTATTTCCGGTGATGGTGACCCGGCGGATGTACTGGTCGTCTCGCAATTTGCGCTGCCGCCCGGGGTGGTTGTGCGTTGTCGGCCAGTGGGCATGCTGAAAATGGTCGACGAAGCGGGTGAAGACGCCAAACTGCTGGCAGTGCCGGTGGACAAACTCACTACGTTGTACAGCAACATCAAAACCCTGCAAGATTTGCCACAAAGCCTGCTCAACCAAATTTCACACTTCTTTGAGCACTACAAAGACTTGGAATTGGGCAAGTTCGTCAAAGTGCAGGGCTGGGTCGGGCTTGAAGAAGCCAAAAATGAAATCATGAGCGGCGTAGCCACTTACCAAGCGGCCAAAGACAAACCGGCTTATTGA
- a CDS encoding aldehyde dehydrogenase family protein, whose translation MGANEPVTSLIQTKLWIGGEFRSAQGNATFIKLNPEQDTPLAESARASVEDVKRAVEAAHAAFPSYRMTTPGQRETWLSKAADLLEQRAEEFINVLIEEGGSPLFKAQFEVKFSVDALRTAAGIPRRVTGMTLPSDVPGRFSMATRSPLGVFACITPFNVPLIKAFVECTGPLATGNTVVMLASEEAPVVAIRVAELLRDAGFPAGSFNVLTGYGHEIGDTLVTHPHVKGVNFTGSTRVGRHLSELCGKHMKRVLLELGGKSPLIVLKDADLDAAVMGAIMGMFFYQGQVCMGSSRILVEAPVYDEFLKRFKAATSAIGFGDLRDPRTVTGPIISQRQRDRVRQHIEDAVANGAKLETGGTWDGNRCASTILTGVKKGMTCYYEETFGPVTAVYKVDSADEALAIANDTTYGLSAAVYTQNLAEAMRLAQGIHTGMVHVNAPSLQDEPHVPFGGVGDSGMGREGAATDIDHCTEWKWITIQAPMAAPAH comes from the coding sequence ATGGGAGCCAATGAGCCCGTAACATCTTTGATCCAAACCAAACTATGGATTGGTGGTGAGTTCCGTTCAGCCCAAGGAAATGCAACGTTTATCAAACTTAATCCGGAACAAGATACGCCGCTTGCTGAGTCGGCTCGCGCCTCGGTAGAAGACGTCAAGCGCGCGGTAGAGGCAGCCCATGCGGCTTTCCCTAGCTATCGCATGACGACCCCTGGTCAGCGCGAAACCTGGTTGTCCAAAGCCGCCGATCTGCTCGAGCAACGTGCTGAAGAATTTATCAATGTGCTGATTGAAGAAGGGGGTTCCCCACTATTCAAAGCACAGTTTGAAGTGAAGTTTTCTGTTGATGCCTTGCGCACTGCTGCGGGGATTCCTCGTCGCGTGACGGGCATGACGCTACCCTCTGATGTGCCTGGGCGATTTTCCATGGCGACCCGTTCACCCTTGGGTGTGTTTGCCTGCATCACCCCCTTTAATGTGCCTTTGATTAAAGCCTTTGTCGAATGTACTGGCCCCTTGGCAACAGGAAACACCGTGGTTATGCTGGCGTCCGAAGAGGCACCCGTGGTCGCTATTCGCGTCGCCGAACTATTGCGTGATGCAGGTTTTCCTGCCGGCTCATTTAATGTGCTGACGGGCTATGGTCATGAAATTGGCGATACCTTGGTGACGCACCCGCACGTGAAAGGGGTTAATTTCACTGGTTCAACACGCGTTGGCCGTCATTTGTCAGAACTGTGCGGCAAACACATGAAACGCGTGCTGCTCGAACTGGGCGGCAAGAGCCCATTGATCGTTCTGAAAGACGCTGATTTGGATGCTGCGGTGATGGGCGCAATCATGGGCATGTTCTTCTATCAAGGCCAGGTGTGCATGGGATCCAGCCGTATCCTCGTTGAAGCGCCGGTTTATGATGAATTCCTCAAGCGCTTTAAAGCGGCCACTTCCGCCATCGGTTTTGGCGATCTGCGCGACCCAAGAACAGTCACCGGGCCGATCATTTCGCAACGGCAGCGCGATCGGGTGCGTCAGCATATCGAAGATGCGGTTGCCAATGGCGCCAAGCTTGAAACCGGCGGCACGTGGGATGGTAACCGTTGCGCCTCAACCATTTTGACAGGCGTCAAAAAAGGCATGACGTGCTACTACGAAGAAACCTTCGGCCCGGTGACGGCTGTTTATAAGGTGGATTCTGCCGATGAAGCCCTGGCCATTGCTAACGACACCACGTACGGCCTTTCAGCCGCGGTGTATACGCAAAACCTGGCTGAAGCGATGCGATTGGCACAAGGTATTCACACCGGTATGGTGCATGTCAATGCGCCATCGCTACAAGATGAACCACACGTTCCCTTCGGTGGCGTAGGGGACTCCGGCATGGGCCGTGAAGGCGCTGCAACGGACATTGATCATTGCACCGAGTGGAAATGGATCACGATCCAGGCCCCCATGGCAGCACCTGCCCACTGA
- a CDS encoding efflux RND transporter permease subunit — MIARLICWSVANRFLVLLATLFTVAWGVWAVQATPVDALPDLSDVQVIIRTSYPGQAPQIVENQVTYPLATTMLSVPGAKTVRGFSFFGDSFVYVLFEDGVDLYWARSRVLEYLNQVQGRLPATARPALGPDATGVGWIYQYALVDKSGQHDLAQLRALQDWFLKFELKTLPNVAEVATVGGMVKQYQVVLDPVKLASFGITHEQVIAAIRAANQESGGAVLELAETEFMVRASGYLKTVADFRAIPLKLAGGVPVSLGDVAHIQTGPEMRRGITELDGQGEAVGGIVVLRSGKNARETIAAVKAKLDELKPGLPKGVEIVPTYDRSLLIDRAIDNLKHKLIEEFIVVALVCAVFLWHLRSSLVAIVSLPLGVLIAFIVMQRQGINANIMSLGGIAIAIGAMVDAAVVMIENAHKKIEVWNHAHPGATLAGEAHWKVITEAACEVGPALFFSLLIITLSFIPVFTLEAQEGRMFGPLAFTKTYAMAAAAGLSVTLIPVLMGYWIRGRIPDEAKNPLNRWLIRAYHPLLEAVLERPKTTLAVAVLLFLTALWPISRLGGEFLPPLDEGDLLYMPSALPGLSAQKAAELLQQTNRMIHTVPEVARVYGKAGRAETATDPAPLEMFETTIQFKPREQWRAGMTPEKLVNELDRAVKVPGLTNIWIPPIRNRIDMLATGIKSPIGVKIAGGNLADIDRIAQQVERIAKRVPGVSSALAERLTGGRYVDVDIDRAAAARYGLNIGDVQSVVTSLVGGENIGETVEGLARFPISVRYPREWRDTVAKLAALPIVTPAGSQITLGMVARVNVSDGPPMLKSENARPSGWVYVDVRGRDLASVVADLRAAVAREVRLEPGMSLAYSGQFEFMARANAKLKLVVPATLLIIFVLLYLTFKRFDEALLIMATLPFALTGGVWFLYWMGFNLSVATGVGFIALAGVSAEFGVIMLLYLKNAWNERHDAGNTGEADLLAAIREGAVQRVRPKAMTVAVIVAGLLPILLGSGTGSEVMSRIAAPMVGGMVSAPLLSLFVIPAAYRLMRRRRSRSAV, encoded by the coding sequence ATGATCGCCCGACTCATTTGCTGGTCGGTCGCCAATCGTTTCCTGGTGCTGCTGGCCACGCTGTTTACCGTGGCCTGGGGCGTGTGGGCAGTGCAGGCGACGCCGGTCGACGCCCTGCCCGACCTGTCCGACGTGCAGGTCATCATTCGCACCTCGTACCCCGGACAGGCGCCGCAGATCGTCGAAAATCAGGTGACCTATCCGCTCGCCACCACGATGCTTTCGGTGCCGGGCGCGAAGACCGTGCGCGGTTTCTCCTTCTTCGGCGACAGCTTTGTCTATGTGCTGTTCGAGGACGGCGTCGATCTTTACTGGGCGCGTTCGCGGGTGCTGGAGTATCTCAACCAGGTGCAGGGACGGCTGCCGGCGACGGCCCGGCCCGCACTGGGGCCGGATGCGACCGGCGTGGGCTGGATTTACCAGTATGCGCTGGTGGATAAAAGCGGCCAGCACGACCTGGCGCAGTTGCGTGCCCTGCAGGACTGGTTCCTGAAGTTCGAACTGAAAACCCTGCCCAACGTGGCGGAAGTGGCGACCGTCGGCGGCATGGTCAAGCAGTATCAGGTGGTACTCGATCCGGTGAAGCTCGCCAGCTTCGGTATCACCCACGAGCAGGTGATCGCGGCGATTCGCGCGGCCAACCAGGAGAGCGGCGGCGCGGTGCTGGAACTCGCCGAAACCGAGTTCATGGTGCGCGCCAGCGGCTATCTCAAGACCGTCGCCGATTTTCGCGCCATTCCGCTCAAGCTGGCGGGTGGTGTGCCGGTGAGCCTGGGCGATGTGGCGCACATCCAGACCGGCCCCGAGATGCGGCGCGGCATCACGGAACTCGACGGCCAGGGCGAAGCGGTCGGTGGCATCGTGGTGCTGCGCTCGGGCAAGAACGCGCGCGAAACCATCGCCGCGGTCAAGGCCAAGCTCGACGAGTTGAAACCCGGCCTGCCCAAGGGCGTCGAAATCGTGCCGACCTATGACCGCAGCCTGCTGATCGACCGCGCCATCGACAATCTGAAACACAAGCTGATCGAGGAATTCATCGTGGTGGCGCTGGTCTGCGCGGTGTTCCTGTGGCATCTGCGCTCCTCGCTGGTGGCCATCGTCTCGCTGCCGCTGGGCGTGCTGATCGCCTTCATCGTCATGCAGCGGCAGGGCATCAATGCCAACATCATGTCGCTGGGCGGCATCGCCATCGCCATCGGTGCGATGGTCGACGCGGCCGTGGTGATGATCGAAAACGCGCACAAGAAGATCGAGGTCTGGAACCACGCCCATCCCGGCGCAACGCTCGCCGGCGAGGCGCACTGGAAAGTGATCACCGAAGCGGCCTGCGAGGTCGGCCCGGCGTTGTTCTTCTCGCTGTTGATCATCACGCTATCCTTCATTCCGGTGTTCACGCTGGAGGCGCAGGAGGGGCGCATGTTCGGTCCGCTCGCCTTTACCAAGACTTACGCCATGGCGGCGGCAGCCGGCCTGTCGGTGACGCTGATTCCGGTGTTGATGGGCTACTGGATACGCGGCAGGATTCCCGACGAGGCGAAGAATCCGCTCAACCGCTGGCTGATCCGCGCCTACCACCCATTGCTGGAGGCCGTGCTCGAGCGCCCCAAAACGACGCTCGCCGTTGCCGTGCTGCTCTTTCTGACGGCGCTGTGGCCGATCAGCCGGCTCGGCGGCGAGTTCCTGCCGCCGCTGGACGAAGGCGATCTGCTCTACATGCCATCGGCCTTGCCGGGTTTGTCAGCACAGAAAGCGGCGGAACTGCTGCAACAGACCAACCGCATGATCCACACCGTGCCCGAAGTGGCCCGCGTGTACGGCAAGGCCGGGCGCGCCGAGACCGCCACCGACCCGGCGCCGCTGGAGATGTTCGAGACCACCATCCAGTTCAAGCCGCGCGAGCAATGGCGCGCCGGCATGACGCCGGAAAAACTGGTCAATGAACTGGATCGCGCGGTCAAGGTGCCGGGGCTGACCAACATCTGGATTCCGCCAATCCGCAACCGCATCGACATGCTCGCCACCGGCATCAAGAGCCCGATCGGGGTCAAGATCGCGGGCGGCAATCTTGCCGACATCGACCGCATCGCGCAGCAGGTCGAGCGCATTGCCAAGCGCGTGCCCGGCGTCTCCTCGGCGCTGGCCGAACGGCTCACTGGCGGGCGCTATGTGGATGTGGACATCGACCGCGCGGCGGCCGCACGTTACGGCCTCAACATTGGCGACGTGCAGTCGGTGGTGACGAGTCTCGTCGGCGGCGAAAACATCGGCGAGACGGTCGAAGGCCTGGCGCGCTTTCCCATCAGCGTGCGCTATCCGCGCGAGTGGCGGGATACGGTGGCGAAACTGGCCGCCCTGCCCATCGTGACGCCCGCTGGCAGCCAGATCACCCTCGGCATGGTGGCCAGGGTGAACGTGAGCGATGGCCCGCCGATGCTGAAAAGCGAGAACGCCCGGCCTTCCGGCTGGGTGTATGTGGACGTGCGCGGCCGCGATCTCGCCTCGGTCGTCGCTGACCTGCGCGCCGCCGTGGCGCGCGAGGTCAGGCTCGAACCGGGCATGAGCCTGGCCTACTCCGGCCAGTTCGAATTCATGGCGCGCGCCAACGCGAAGCTCAAGCTGGTGGTACCCGCCACCCTGCTGATCATTTTCGTGCTGCTGTATCTCACCTTCAAGCGCTTCGACGAGGCGCTGCTCATCATGGCCACCCTGCCGTTCGCACTCACTGGCGGCGTGTGGTTTCTGTACTGGATGGGCTTTAACCTGTCGGTGGCCACCGGCGTCGGCTTCATCGCGCTGGCCGGGGTGTCGGCCGAGTTCGGCGTGATCATGCTGCTGTACCTGAAGAACGCCTGGAACGAGCGGCATGACGCGGGCAACACCGGCGAGGCGGACCTGCTCGCCGCCATCCGCGAAGGCGCGGTGCAGCGTGTGCGTCCCAAGGCAATGACGGTGGCGGTGATTGTCGCCGGACTCCTGCCCATCCTCCTGGGCAGCGGCACCGGCAGCGAGGTGATGAGCCGTATCGCCGCACCCATGGTTGGCGGCATGGTGAGCGCGCCCTTGCTGTCCCTGTTCGTGATACCAGCGGCCTATCGCCTGATGCGTCGCCGCCGTAGCCGCTCGGCTGTGTAA
- a CDS encoding TolC family protein, translating into MFIWNPHYALRAGRRGACRFGLVLTLAGSAATTLAAPPGFLSFDTALALALHENPALVASAAKIDAARQAAIPAGALPDPKLALGIDNVPTDGTDRFSLTRDFMTMRRISVMQEVPNRDKRHAREAVAQGRIEVAEAEARIVRLTVQRETAVAWISRYTLEQQLLRIDALFAENRLLDAAVRARFAAGQGRADETVAPRQEAALLEERRDELIARREQAVALLKRWIGAAAEAPLAGAPPDWSIARDTLMQHLAHHPALTAFDPLGRVLDAEADEAQAAKQSDWSVALSYQQRGPQFSNMAGIEFSFDLPVFTGTRQDPRIAAKRAERAALDAEREAMLREHAAQLAGDLAEYERLSRAVSRQRTVLLPLADEKAALTLAAWRGGKGSLSDLITARRERIDAELKATALEGERRQMAARLHFAYDEPLLSEESK; encoded by the coding sequence ATGTTCATCTGGAATCCTCATTACGCGTTGCGCGCGGGGCGGCGTGGCGCATGCCGCTTCGGGCTGGTGCTTACACTTGCAGGCTCTGCTGCAACGACGCTGGCTGCGCCGCCCGGTTTCCTCAGTTTTGACACAGCCCTGGCATTGGCGCTGCACGAAAATCCGGCGCTGGTTGCGAGCGCCGCCAAAATCGACGCCGCACGGCAGGCAGCCATTCCCGCCGGAGCCTTGCCCGACCCGAAGCTCGCGCTCGGCATCGACAATGTGCCCACTGACGGCACGGATCGCTTCAGCCTGACCCGCGACTTCATGACCATGCGACGCATCAGCGTGATGCAGGAGGTGCCTAACCGCGACAAGCGCCACGCCCGTGAAGCCGTGGCGCAAGGGAGGATAGAAGTCGCCGAGGCGGAGGCGCGCATTGTCCGGCTGACGGTGCAGCGCGAAACTGCAGTCGCCTGGATCAGCCGTTACACGCTCGAGCAGCAGTTGCTGCGCATCGACGCGCTGTTCGCCGAGAACCGGCTGCTGGATGCGGCCGTGCGCGCCCGCTTCGCGGCTGGACAAGGCCGTGCCGATGAAACCGTGGCCCCACGTCAGGAGGCAGCGCTGCTCGAAGAACGCCGGGATGAGCTCATCGCCCGGCGGGAACAGGCTGTCGCCCTGCTCAAACGCTGGATCGGGGCGGCCGCCGAGGCGCCGTTGGCGGGCGCGCCGCCCGACTGGTCCATTGCACGCGACACGCTGATGCAGCACCTGGCTCACCACCCTGCATTGACCGCGTTCGATCCGCTGGGTCGCGTGCTCGATGCGGAGGCCGACGAGGCCCAAGCGGCAAAGCAGTCCGACTGGAGTGTGGCGCTGTCTTATCAACAACGCGGCCCGCAGTTCAGCAACATGGCAGGCATCGAGTTCAGTTTCGATTTACCGGTATTTACGGGCACGCGCCAGGACCCCCGCATCGCGGCCAAACGCGCCGAACGTGCCGCGCTGGATGCCGAGCGCGAGGCCATGCTGCGCGAACATGCCGCCCAGCTGGCGGGCGATCTGGCCGAATACGAGCGGCTGTCGCGCGCGGTTTCGCGCCAGCGCACCGTACTGTTGCCGCTGGCTGACGAGAAGGCCGCGCTGACCCTGGCCGCCTGGCGCGGCGGCAAAGGCAGTCTGTCCGATCTCATCACTGCCCGGCGCGAACGCATCGACGCCGAACTCAAAGCCACTGCACTCGAAGGTGAACGCCGGCAAATGGCTGCCCGGCTGCACTTCGCTTACGACGAACCCTTGTTATCGGAGGAATCGAAATGA